Proteins from a single region of Gemmatirosa kalamazoonensis:
- a CDS encoding sigma-70 family RNA polymerase sigma factor produces MTALPLSSADDRSHRRRAEPPTDGPSLASYLNEIGAHPLLSREQEAALARRVARGGDDAGEALDALVSANLRFVVSVAKRYQHLGLALSDLIGEGNLGLVRAARRFDATQGVKFISYAVWWIRQAIFQALAEHSRIVRLPVHRAGAVFRVSRHASALQQELGREATVAELARRAALTESDVEIALAVPQRAHVSLDAPLARDADDPLRDRLADRTTQPPDEPVMEHFRSTLVETALASLRPREARILRLYYGFDGEPLTLEEIAARLGVTRERVRQIKERALSRLRRSAAAASLAQLR; encoded by the coding sequence ATGACCGCGCTCCCCCTGAGCTCCGCCGACGACCGCTCGCACCGCCGGCGCGCCGAGCCGCCGACGGACGGCCCGTCGCTCGCGTCGTACCTGAACGAGATCGGCGCACACCCGCTGTTGTCGCGGGAGCAGGAGGCCGCGCTCGCGCGTCGCGTCGCGCGCGGCGGCGACGACGCGGGCGAGGCGCTCGACGCGCTCGTCAGCGCGAACCTCCGCTTCGTGGTCTCGGTCGCGAAGCGTTACCAGCACCTCGGGCTCGCGCTGTCCGACCTGATCGGCGAGGGGAACCTCGGCCTCGTGCGCGCCGCGCGCCGCTTCGACGCCACGCAAGGCGTGAAGTTCATCTCGTACGCGGTCTGGTGGATCCGACAGGCGATCTTCCAGGCGCTGGCCGAGCACTCGCGCATCGTGCGACTGCCGGTGCACCGTGCCGGCGCCGTGTTCCGCGTGAGCCGCCACGCGAGTGCGCTGCAGCAGGAGCTCGGCCGCGAGGCGACGGTCGCCGAGCTCGCGCGGCGCGCCGCGCTGACGGAGTCCGACGTCGAGATCGCGCTCGCCGTGCCGCAGCGTGCGCACGTGTCGCTCGACGCGCCGCTCGCGCGCGACGCCGACGATCCGCTGCGCGACCGTCTGGCCGACCGGACGACGCAGCCGCCCGACGAACCGGTCATGGAGCACTTCCGCTCGACGCTCGTCGAGACGGCGCTCGCGTCGCTGCGTCCGCGGGAGGCGCGCATTCTCCGGCTGTACTACGGCTTCGACGGCGAGCCGCTGACCCTCGAGGAGATCGCCGCGCGCCTCGGCGTGACGCGCGAGCGCGTGCGTCAGATCAAGGAGCGGGCACTGTCGCGGCTGAGGAGAAGCGCGGCCGCCGCGTCGCTCGCGCAGCTGCGCTAG
- a CDS encoding FtsX-like permease family protein codes for MSRAAVDAAAGMRRAFDDVALTLAPGASRDAVIASLDSLLAPYGGLGAVGRERQRSHRILEDEFRQLRVFGITLPLIFLLVAAFLLDVVLARLVATQRSEIAALKAFGYTDREVGAHFLAFAGVAVVLGALGGIAVGAWMGTGYTASYGRLFRFPTLAFRVDVVSTAVAVAASGVSALAGALAAVRGAVRLPPAEALRPESPERYRPLLLERLGLEGALSPATRMVLRTIERKPLRAASSALGVALATGMLAGTMSVFDAAYNMADVLFRVAQREDVTVAFTHARPVAAARELLRVPGVLAVEPFRAVPARVRGGAVVRTVALTGVEPDARLHRVTDQWGAVYRVPPAGAVLTTSLARLLGLTTGDTLRVELLERGRTRAVVVVALVDEMVGANVYMDRAALDRLVGDGALVSGAYLRIDPAAADAVLARLKRLPAVAGASSRRAMIDAWERQMAESIRISGSIIVAFAAVIALGVVYNGARIALSERGRELASLRVLGFSRREVAAMLFGEQGAVVAAALPFGALFGVALAAFIARAFEGEYQRFPTVVVARTHLGAVAVVVAAALLAGLAMRRRLNRMDLVAVLKTRE; via the coding sequence ATGTCGCGCGCTGCCGTGGACGCCGCGGCGGGGATGCGCCGCGCGTTCGACGACGTGGCGCTCACACTGGCCCCGGGCGCGAGCCGTGACGCGGTGATCGCGTCGCTCGACTCGCTGCTCGCGCCGTACGGGGGACTCGGTGCCGTCGGCCGCGAGCGACAGCGCTCGCACCGCATCCTGGAGGACGAGTTCCGGCAGCTCCGCGTGTTCGGGATCACGCTGCCGCTCATCTTCCTGCTCGTCGCCGCGTTCCTGCTCGACGTGGTGCTCGCGCGGCTCGTCGCGACCCAGCGGAGCGAGATCGCGGCGCTGAAGGCGTTCGGCTACACCGACCGCGAGGTGGGAGCGCACTTCCTCGCGTTCGCCGGTGTGGCGGTGGTGTTGGGCGCGCTCGGCGGCATCGCCGTCGGCGCGTGGATGGGCACCGGCTACACGGCGTCGTACGGCCGGCTGTTCCGCTTTCCGACGCTCGCGTTCCGCGTGGACGTCGTGTCGACGGCGGTGGCCGTGGCGGCGAGCGGCGTGTCCGCGCTCGCCGGCGCGCTCGCCGCGGTGCGCGGCGCGGTGCGGCTGCCGCCGGCGGAGGCGCTGCGCCCCGAGTCGCCGGAGCGCTACCGCCCGCTCCTGCTGGAGCGGCTCGGGCTCGAGGGCGCGCTGTCGCCGGCGACGCGCATGGTCCTGCGGACCATCGAGCGCAAGCCGCTGCGCGCGGCGTCGTCGGCGCTCGGCGTCGCGCTGGCGACCGGGATGCTCGCCGGCACGATGTCGGTGTTCGACGCGGCGTACAACATGGCGGACGTGCTGTTTCGCGTCGCGCAGCGCGAGGACGTCACGGTCGCCTTCACCCACGCGCGCCCGGTCGCCGCGGCGCGCGAGCTGCTGCGCGTGCCGGGCGTGCTCGCGGTGGAGCCGTTCCGCGCGGTTCCGGCGCGCGTGCGCGGTGGAGCGGTGGTGCGCACCGTCGCCCTCACCGGCGTCGAGCCGGACGCGCGGCTCCACCGCGTGACCGACCAGTGGGGCGCCGTGTACCGCGTGCCGCCGGCCGGCGCGGTGCTCACGACGAGCCTCGCGCGACTGCTCGGCCTGACGACCGGCGACACGCTCCGCGTGGAGCTGCTCGAGCGCGGCCGCACGCGCGCGGTCGTCGTCGTCGCCCTCGTCGACGAGATGGTGGGTGCCAACGTGTACATGGACCGCGCGGCGCTCGACCGGCTCGTCGGCGACGGCGCGCTGGTGAGCGGCGCGTACCTGCGCATCGACCCCGCGGCGGCGGACGCCGTGCTGGCGCGCCTCAAGCGCCTGCCGGCCGTCGCGGGCGCGTCGTCGCGCCGGGCGATGATCGACGCGTGGGAGCGGCAGATGGCCGAGAGCATTCGCATCTCCGGCTCGATCATCGTGGCGTTCGCCGCGGTGATCGCGTTAGGCGTCGTCTACAACGGGGCGCGCATCGCGCTCTCGGAGCGCGGGCGCGAGCTGGCGAGCCTGCGCGTGCTCGGCTTCTCGCGCCGCGAGGTGGCGGCGATGCTGTTCGGCGAGCAGGGCGCGGTCGTCGCCGCGGCGCTGCCGTTCGGGGCGCTGTTCGGCGTCGCGCTCGCGGCGTTCATCGCGCGCGCGTTCGAGGGGGAGTACCAGCGGTTCCCGACGGTCGTCGTCGCGCGCACGCACCTCGGCGCCGTCGCCGTGGTGGTCGCCGCCGCGCTGCTGGCGGGGCTCGCGATGCGGCGCCGCCTGAACCGCATGGATCTGGTCGCCGTGCTGAAGACGCGCGAGTGA
- a CDS encoding VIT1/CCC1 transporter family protein, giving the protein MPRLPHVERHYTERIGWLRAAVLGANDGIVSTAALVVGVAAAESGRSAVLVAGLAGLVAGAMSMAAGEYVSVSSQSDTEKADLARERRELAQDPESELRELQGIYVARGLDPALALRVAEQLTAHDVLTAHARDELGITEAQAARPMQASLASAATFSVGAALPLAVAALVPVRLVIPVVAASSLVCLAALGALAAHAGGASRVRGAVRVTFWSALALALTALVGRVFGATV; this is encoded by the coding sequence ATGCCCCGTCTGCCTCACGTCGAGCGGCACTACACGGAGCGCATCGGCTGGCTGCGCGCCGCGGTGCTCGGCGCGAACGACGGCATCGTCTCCACCGCGGCGCTGGTCGTCGGCGTCGCCGCGGCGGAGAGCGGTCGCAGCGCGGTCCTCGTCGCGGGCTTGGCCGGGCTCGTCGCCGGCGCGATGTCGATGGCGGCCGGCGAGTACGTGTCGGTGAGCTCGCAGTCCGACACGGAGAAGGCGGACCTCGCGCGCGAGCGGCGCGAGCTCGCCCAGGATCCGGAGAGCGAGCTGCGCGAGCTGCAGGGGATCTACGTCGCGCGGGGACTCGATCCCGCGCTCGCCTTGCGGGTCGCCGAGCAGCTCACGGCGCATGACGTGTTGACGGCGCACGCGCGGGACGAGCTGGGCATCACCGAGGCGCAGGCGGCCCGCCCGATGCAGGCGTCGCTCGCGTCGGCGGCGACGTTCTCGGTGGGGGCCGCGCTGCCGCTGGCGGTCGCGGCCCTCGTGCCCGTGCGTCTGGTCATCCCGGTGGTCGCGGCGAGCTCGCTCGTCTGCCTCGCGGCGTTAGGCGCGCTCGCCGCGCACGCCGGCGGCGCGAGCCGCGTGCGCGGCGCGGTGCGCGTCACGTTCTGGAGCGCGCTGGCCCTCGCGCTCACGGCGCTCGTCGGCCGCGTGTTCGGCGCCACGGTCTGA
- a CDS encoding efflux RND transporter periplasmic adaptor subunit has product MKKRSKMRRALIAATAVAVVAAVTGALRPKAAEVETAVVRRAPMRVTVDADGRTRVRDRYVLAAPVAGRLARLPFAEGAVVRAGDVVARLAPVPLDEPSARQARSRLDAARAAASEAAAQVTLAEASLEQAQRDEERTRRLVAAGALAPRAAEESALATVTRAVALASARGRATSARADVAQAQAALLYAGEGAAVVLVRAPAAGRVLRLPERSERVVAPGTVIAEIGDTRGLEVVVDVLSSDAARVRPGMPVVVERWGADRAASRDTGRVRLVEPAASTKISALGVEEQRVNVIVDVPNATVPLGDGFRVDVRIVVWSASDALTAPAGALVRAGRAWAVYAVRGGRVRVQHVELGELGDGAAQILGGLRESDTVVVFPSDKLRPGARVTTR; this is encoded by the coding sequence ATGAAGAAGCGATCGAAGATGCGACGCGCGCTGATCGCCGCGACGGCGGTCGCGGTGGTGGCGGCGGTGACGGGCGCGCTGCGCCCGAAGGCGGCCGAGGTCGAGACGGCCGTCGTCCGGCGTGCGCCGATGCGCGTGACCGTCGACGCGGACGGGCGCACCCGCGTGCGCGACCGCTACGTGCTCGCCGCGCCGGTGGCCGGGCGCCTGGCGCGCCTGCCGTTCGCGGAGGGTGCGGTGGTGCGCGCGGGCGACGTCGTCGCGCGGCTCGCTCCCGTGCCGCTCGACGAGCCGTCGGCGCGGCAGGCCCGGTCGCGCCTCGACGCGGCGCGCGCGGCGGCCTCGGAGGCGGCGGCGCAGGTGACGCTCGCCGAGGCGTCGCTCGAGCAGGCGCAACGCGACGAGGAGCGCACACGCCGACTCGTGGCCGCCGGCGCGCTCGCGCCGCGCGCCGCGGAGGAGTCGGCGCTCGCCACGGTCACGCGCGCGGTGGCGCTCGCGTCGGCCCGAGGCCGCGCGACGAGCGCGCGCGCCGACGTCGCGCAGGCACAGGCCGCGCTGCTCTACGCCGGCGAGGGCGCCGCGGTGGTGCTGGTGCGCGCGCCGGCCGCCGGCCGCGTGCTGCGGCTGCCCGAGCGGAGCGAGCGCGTCGTCGCGCCGGGAACGGTCATCGCGGAGATCGGCGACACGCGGGGGCTCGAGGTCGTCGTGGACGTGCTGTCGAGCGACGCGGCGCGCGTGCGCCCCGGCATGCCGGTGGTGGTCGAACGGTGGGGCGCCGATCGCGCGGCGAGCCGGGACACGGGACGCGTGCGCCTCGTCGAGCCCGCGGCGTCGACGAAGATCTCGGCGCTGGGCGTGGAGGAGCAGCGCGTGAACGTGATCGTCGACGTGCCTAACGCGACCGTGCCGCTCGGCGACGGCTTTCGGGTGGATGTGCGCATCGTCGTGTGGTCGGCATCCGACGCGCTCACCGCGCCGGCCGGGGCGCTCGTGCGCGCCGGGCGCGCGTGGGCCGTCTACGCGGTGCGCGGCGGCCGCGTGCGAGTGCAGCACGTCGAGCTCGGCGAGCTCGGGGACGGCGCCGCGCAGATCCTCGGCGGGCTGCGCGAGTCGGACACGGTCGTCGTCTTCCCGTCGGACAAGCTGCGCCCCGGCGCGCGAGTGACGACGCGCTAG
- a CDS encoding ABC transporter permease: MNRKLLRDVWRLRGQVLSIAALVSCGVATVVAMYGSMRAIARARDDFYARYRFADVFASATRAPDALAARIAAIPGVATVETRATLRVSLDVPGLALPAGGLLLSVPEQGEPALDGVHVVRGRMVRPRSTDEVVLGAGFAEANHLQVGDSLGAVLDGRWRRLRVVGLAIAPSSRGSSPPRARSRWTRARSACCGCRALPWTPRRGCAARSTTWRSHWPRARAVTR; this comes from the coding sequence TTGAACCGCAAGCTGCTGCGCGACGTGTGGCGGCTGCGCGGCCAGGTGCTGTCCATCGCGGCGCTCGTGTCGTGCGGCGTCGCCACGGTGGTCGCGATGTACGGCTCCATGCGGGCGATCGCGCGCGCACGCGACGACTTCTACGCGCGCTACCGGTTCGCCGACGTGTTCGCCTCGGCCACGCGGGCGCCGGACGCGCTCGCCGCGCGGATCGCGGCGATCCCCGGCGTCGCGACGGTGGAGACGCGCGCGACGCTGCGCGTGTCGCTCGACGTGCCGGGGCTCGCCCTGCCGGCGGGAGGGCTGCTGCTGTCGGTGCCGGAGCAGGGCGAGCCGGCGCTCGACGGCGTGCACGTCGTCCGTGGCCGGATGGTGCGGCCCCGCAGCACCGACGAGGTGGTGTTGGGCGCCGGCTTCGCCGAGGCGAATCACCTGCAGGTCGGGGACAGCCTCGGCGCGGTGCTCGACGGCCGCTGGCGGCGGCTGCGCGTGGTCGGGCTGGCCATCGCCCCGAGTTCGCGTGGGAGCTCTCCGCCGCGGGCACGTTCACGATGGACGCGCGCGCGTTCGGCGTGCTGTGGATGTCGCGCGCTGCCGTGGACGCCGCGGCGGGGATGCGCCGCGCGTTCGACGACGTGGCGCTCACACTGGCCCCGGGCGCGAGCCGTGACGCGGTGA
- a CDS encoding universal stress protein encodes MSSTVPADRSSPAEPRATGRALRGPVVLACDGRAPNDAAALAARAAAERLGAPLEVVAALRPLPVPVGPDFAPIPPEVDAARRGALREAVVARLEPVLGSQARWRITVRDGAPGGVIADVARERRAALIVLGTGAHGVANRLLGEEISLQAVRHSGVPVLALAHDAAGPMRRAVAAIDFSASSVHAARTALALLDPGSHGGAVLTLVHVRSPRERSPLLPPWESAHDAFVGALFTRLCDMLRPHVPDGVTVETYVATGGVVECIDSVATYLGADLVAVGTHGPGWVERLFVGSVATDALRRLDTSVLVTPPPAAAERVRLELQLHGRVAMERHDDWRHALDVLSHRNLRRRVRLEVVDEHGNEYHVDAYRFHGATYDPHDRRVGIMLGDADDRAHHLTHAITGVRSVEIVGEDDRRDHALLVASGRGEATLTFLD; translated from the coding sequence ATGTCCTCCACCGTGCCGGCAGATCGCAGCTCGCCCGCCGAGCCGCGCGCGACGGGCCGCGCACTGCGTGGCCCCGTCGTTCTCGCCTGCGACGGCCGCGCGCCTAACGACGCGGCGGCCCTCGCCGCGCGCGCCGCGGCCGAGCGCCTCGGCGCCCCGCTCGAAGTCGTCGCGGCGCTGCGGCCGCTGCCCGTCCCCGTCGGACCGGATTTCGCGCCGATCCCGCCGGAGGTCGACGCGGCGCGCCGGGGCGCGCTGCGAGAGGCCGTGGTCGCGCGCCTGGAGCCGGTGCTCGGCTCGCAGGCGCGCTGGCGGATCACGGTGCGCGACGGCGCGCCCGGCGGTGTCATCGCGGACGTGGCGCGCGAGCGACGGGCGGCGCTCATCGTGCTCGGCACCGGCGCGCACGGCGTCGCCAACCGACTGCTCGGCGAGGAGATCTCGCTGCAGGCCGTTAGGCACTCGGGCGTGCCGGTGCTCGCGCTGGCGCACGATGCGGCCGGCCCGATGCGCCGCGCCGTGGCGGCGATCGACTTCAGCGCGTCGAGCGTGCACGCCGCGCGAACGGCACTCGCGCTCCTCGACCCCGGGTCGCACGGCGGCGCGGTCCTCACGCTCGTGCACGTGCGCTCGCCCCGCGAGCGGTCGCCGCTGCTGCCGCCGTGGGAGAGCGCGCACGACGCGTTCGTCGGGGCGCTGTTCACGCGGCTGTGCGACATGCTGCGGCCGCACGTACCCGACGGCGTGACGGTCGAGACGTACGTCGCCACGGGCGGCGTGGTGGAGTGCATCGACAGCGTCGCCACGTACCTCGGCGCCGACCTCGTCGCCGTCGGCACGCACGGACCCGGATGGGTGGAGCGACTCTTCGTCGGCAGCGTCGCGACCGACGCGCTGCGACGGCTCGACACGAGCGTGCTCGTCACCCCCCCGCCGGCGGCGGCCGAGCGCGTCCGGCTCGAGCTCCAGCTCCACGGCCGTGTGGCCATGGAGCGTCACGACGACTGGCGGCACGCGCTCGACGTGCTCTCGCACCGCAACCTGCGCCGGCGCGTGCGCCTCGAGGTCGTCGACGAGCACGGGAACGAGTATCACGTCGACGCGTATCGCTTTCACGGCGCGACCTACGACCCCCACGACCGGCGCGTGGGCATCATGCTCGGCGACGCCGACGACCGCGCGCACCATCTGACGCACGCGATCACCGGCGTGCGGTCCGTCGAGATCGTCGGCGAGGACGACCGGCGGGATCACGCGCTGCTCGTCGCGAGCGGACGTGGGGAGGCCACGCTCACGTTCCTGGATTGA
- a CDS encoding glucose 1-dehydrogenase, translating into MTSNGTIYDMRDKVALVTGASSGIGRATALAFAKAGARVMLADVQDEAGDAAAREIAACARLRGGDARFVHADVSSAADVRAMVAHTVETFGGLDYAFNNAGIEGALAPTADYPDETWQRVLAINLTGVFLCMKHEIPALRARGGGAIVNNASILGLVGFASAPAYTAAKHGVLGLTKVTAQELATEGIRVNAVCPGFIETPMVMERGVALAHDDAARREVAGLHPMNRLGTSEEIAAAVLWLCSGAASFVTGEPLVVDGGYVTR; encoded by the coding sequence ATGACCAGCAACGGAACGATCTACGACATGCGCGACAAGGTCGCGCTGGTGACGGGCGCGAGCTCGGGCATCGGCCGCGCCACGGCGCTCGCGTTCGCGAAGGCCGGCGCCCGCGTCATGCTCGCCGACGTGCAGGACGAGGCGGGCGACGCCGCGGCGCGCGAGATCGCGGCGTGCGCCCGGCTCCGCGGCGGCGACGCGCGGTTCGTCCATGCCGACGTGTCGAGCGCGGCCGACGTGCGCGCGATGGTCGCCCACACCGTGGAGACGTTCGGCGGGCTCGATTACGCGTTCAACAACGCCGGCATCGAGGGCGCGCTCGCGCCGACCGCGGACTATCCCGACGAGACGTGGCAGCGCGTGCTCGCGATCAACCTCACCGGCGTCTTCCTGTGCATGAAGCACGAGATCCCGGCGCTGCGCGCGCGCGGCGGCGGCGCGATCGTGAACAACGCGTCGATCCTCGGGCTCGTCGGCTTCGCGAGCGCACCGGCGTACACGGCGGCGAAGCACGGCGTGCTCGGGCTCACGAAGGTCACGGCGCAGGAGCTGGCCACGGAGGGGATCCGCGTCAACGCGGTGTGCCCGGGCTTCATCGAGACGCCGATGGTGATGGAGCGCGGCGTGGCGCTCGCCCACGACGACGCGGCGCGCCGGGAGGTCGCCGGGCTGCACCCGATGAACCGGCTCGGCACGTCCGAGGAGATCGCGGCCGCGGTGCTGTGGCTCTGCTCCGGCGCCGCGTCGTTCGTCACCGGCGAGCCGCTCGTGGTGGACGGCGGCTACGTCACCCGTTAG
- a CDS encoding Hsp20/alpha crystallin family protein: MKTRLLPRRLASRFHPSLGAELDRLDADIRGIFENPFRSMAQLFAEVPQPIGWMPPVEIAEDGDKLTISAELPGIDPANVHVELDGNLLTIRGEKEEEHTEDEKAKKFHVVERAYGTFLRSFTVPSNVDTAKVSATFEKGVLKVEMPTMKEARQRGREIAVTAK, encoded by the coding sequence ATGAAAACGCGTCTACTGCCCCGGCGCCTCGCGTCGAGGTTCCACCCATCGCTCGGCGCGGAGCTCGACCGGCTCGATGCGGACATCCGTGGGATCTTCGAGAACCCGTTCCGGTCGATGGCGCAGCTCTTCGCCGAGGTGCCGCAGCCGATCGGCTGGATGCCGCCGGTCGAGATCGCGGAGGACGGCGACAAGCTGACGATCTCCGCGGAGCTGCCGGGCATCGATCCGGCGAACGTCCACGTCGAGCTGGACGGCAACCTGCTCACCATCCGCGGCGAGAAGGAGGAGGAGCACACCGAGGACGAGAAGGCGAAGAAGTTCCACGTCGTGGAGCGCGCCTACGGCACGTTCCTGCGCTCGTTCACGGTGCCGAGCAACGTCGACACGGCGAAGGTGAGCGCGACGTTCGAGAAGGGCGTGCTGAAGGTCGAGATGCCGACGATGAAGGAAGCTCGCCAGCGCGGCCGCGAGATCGCGGTCACGGCGAAGTGA
- a CDS encoding DUF6064 family protein — translation MRLPFTTEQFLDVFGQYNETVWPAQWLLVTLAALGIAAALRGRPAASRVVSAVLAILWAWMGLAYHLAFFRAINPVGASLFAAFFVAQAALLAWSGVVRGRLTFRVRHDAAGLAGAALLVYALIVYPLLGSTLGHAYPEAPTFGLPCPTTIYTLGLLLWASPRAPLTVLVIPVLWALVGTSAALQLGMGEDFGLLAGAAITIVVHGVSVVGRHQSRADAAS, via the coding sequence ATGCGCCTCCCCTTCACCACCGAACAGTTCCTCGACGTCTTCGGCCAGTACAACGAGACCGTGTGGCCGGCGCAGTGGCTGCTCGTCACGCTCGCCGCGTTAGGCATCGCCGCGGCGCTTCGCGGCAGGCCGGCGGCGAGTCGTGTCGTGAGCGCCGTGCTCGCGATCCTCTGGGCGTGGATGGGACTCGCCTACCACCTCGCGTTCTTCCGCGCGATCAACCCGGTGGGCGCGAGCCTCTTCGCCGCGTTCTTCGTCGCACAGGCGGCGCTGCTGGCGTGGAGCGGCGTGGTGCGCGGCCGCCTGACGTTCCGCGTGCGGCACGACGCGGCGGGCCTCGCGGGCGCGGCGCTCCTCGTCTACGCGCTGATCGTCTACCCGCTGCTCGGCAGCACGCTCGGCCACGCCTATCCCGAGGCGCCGACGTTCGGTCTCCCGTGCCCGACGACGATCTACACGCTCGGCCTCCTCCTCTGGGCATCGCCGCGCGCTCCGCTGACGGTGCTCGTGATCCCGGTGCTGTGGGCGCTGGTGGGCACGTCGGCGGCGTTGCAGCTCGGCATGGGCGAGGACTTCGGTCTCCTCGCGGGCGCCGCGATCACCATCGTTGTCCACGGTGTGTCGGTCGTCGGCCGACACCAGTCACGAGCGGACGCCGCATCTTGA
- a CDS encoding ABC transporter ATP-binding protein: MASVVAQPLAPRRTALPRDEDARDAVFVARGVTKVYRMGDVEVPALRGVDFELREGELLVLLGASGSGKSTLLNILGGLDTPTAGEVRFRDHDLARADADALTRYRREHVGFVFQFYNLIPSLTARENVALVTDIADDPMRPDDALALVGLRERLDHFPAQLSGGEQQRVAIARAIAKRPDVLLCDEPTGALDAETGRLVLSVIDRVNRELGTTTAVITHNAPIAAMAHRVCRMTSGRITEETRNERRARPEDLTW, translated from the coding sequence ATGGCGTCCGTCGTCGCGCAGCCGCTCGCCCCCCGTCGCACCGCGCTTCCGCGCGACGAGGACGCGCGTGACGCGGTGTTCGTCGCCCGCGGCGTCACGAAGGTCTACCGCATGGGCGACGTCGAGGTACCCGCGCTCCGCGGCGTCGACTTCGAGCTGCGCGAGGGCGAGCTGCTCGTGCTGTTAGGCGCGTCGGGGAGCGGCAAGTCGACGCTGCTCAACATCCTCGGCGGTCTCGACACGCCGACCGCGGGCGAGGTGCGCTTCCGCGACCACGACCTCGCGCGCGCGGACGCCGATGCGCTGACGCGCTACCGGCGCGAGCACGTGGGGTTCGTGTTCCAGTTCTACAACCTGATCCCGAGCCTGACGGCGCGCGAGAACGTCGCGCTGGTGACCGACATCGCCGACGATCCGATGCGCCCCGACGACGCGCTCGCGCTCGTGGGGCTGCGCGAGCGGCTCGACCACTTCCCGGCGCAGCTCTCCGGGGGCGAGCAGCAGCGCGTGGCCATCGCGCGCGCGATCGCGAAGCGCCCCGACGTGCTGCTGTGCGACGAGCCCACCGGCGCGCTCGACGCGGAGACCGGCCGGCTCGTGCTGTCGGTGATCGACCGCGTGAACCGCGAGCTGGGTACGACGACCGCGGTGATCACGCACAACGCGCCGATCGCGGCGATGGCGCACCGGGTGTGCCGCATGACGAGCGGGCGCATCACGGAGGAGACGCGCAACGAGCGGCGCGCGCGGCCGGAGGATCTGACGTGGTGA
- a CDS encoding L,D-transpeptidase — protein sequence MRPIPPSLRVAGLAALLLGAAAHARGGTSSAAQERARGLRVVVSVLDRRLWAIADDDTLLTAPVAVGSDAVLQYEARRWRFATPRGQRRVVRKDSLPVWTPPEWHYYEVAREHGLAVRRLAADRPVTLSDGRRLEIRRAVVGVVDPDGTFAELPVDEEIVFDGALFIPPLGTRNRRIAGELGRYRLDLGDGVSIHGTPWKESIGQAVTHGCIRVGDVDMAWLYEFIPVGTRVFIY from the coding sequence ATGCGACCGATCCCACCATCGCTGCGAGTCGCCGGCCTCGCCGCGCTGCTGTTAGGCGCCGCGGCGCACGCCCGCGGTGGGACATCGAGCGCGGCGCAGGAGCGCGCGCGGGGGCTGCGCGTCGTCGTGTCGGTGCTCGACCGCCGCCTGTGGGCGATCGCCGACGACGACACGCTGTTGACCGCGCCCGTCGCCGTCGGCAGCGACGCGGTGCTGCAGTACGAGGCCAGGCGGTGGCGCTTCGCGACGCCGCGCGGCCAGCGGAGGGTCGTGCGCAAGGATTCGCTCCCCGTGTGGACGCCGCCGGAGTGGCACTACTACGAGGTCGCGCGCGAGCACGGGCTCGCCGTTAGGCGGCTCGCGGCCGACCGGCCGGTCACGCTGAGCGACGGCCGGCGGCTCGAGATCCGGCGCGCCGTCGTCGGCGTCGTGGATCCGGACGGGACGTTCGCCGAGCTGCCGGTCGACGAGGAGATCGTGTTCGACGGCGCGCTGTTCATCCCGCCGCTCGGCACGCGCAACCGGCGGATCGCGGGAGAGCTCGGCCGCTATCGTCTTGACCTCGGCGATGGAGTGTCGATCCATGGCACGCCGTGGAAGGAGTCGATCGGCCAGGCGGTCACGCACGGATGCATCCGCGTCGGCGACGTCGACATGGCGTGGCTGTACGAGTTCATCCCCGTCGGCACGCGCGTCTTCATCTACTGA